The Magnetococcales bacterium genome segment GGAAAGCACCGTGCCAACCGCTCCCCCGGAGGCCAGCCATGAGCCAACAGGATGATCTGCCCATCTTCGTCAAATGGATGGACTTCCTGAAGTGGCTGCTGCCCACCACTGAGAAGTTCCCCCGCCGGGTACGCTTCACCTTCGCCGACCGCATCGACACCCTGGCCCTCGACCTGGTGGAGGACCTGGTGGAAGCCCGCTACGCCCACCGCAAACAGGAAATCCTCAAACGCGCCAATCTGCGCCTGGAAAAAATCCGCGTCCTGTTGCGCCTCTGCCACGAACAGCACTATCTTTCCCATGATGCCTTCGAATACGCCGTGCGCCATCTCCTGGAGATCGGGCGGATGCTCGGCGGCTGGATGAAACAGCAGGAGGAAAACCGATGAACCTTGCCGAAGAGATTCAACAGGAACTGCGCCGCCTGCCGGAACCACTGGCTCGTGAGGTGTTGGATTTCATCGGTTATCTGGAATTCCGCCATGGTTTGACGAAATCCACCACCACCGGAAACCTTTGGCAGGATGGGGCCTCCTCCGTTGCCGAGACCCTTGCCGCATTCCGTGGCAGCGGCAAGGGCGGTACCACGAAACGCCTCCTGATTGACCGTCAGCAGGATCGCGAGCAGGAAGCATGAGCCGATTCCTCCTCGATACCTCCGCATTGTTGGCGTTGCGCGACGATGAACCGGGAGCCGAAAGGGTCGCCGGTCTGCTTGAGGCTGCCACCTCCGGGACAGAAATCTGTTATGGCTGTTTCATCTCGTTGATGGAAATCCTCTATCGTGTCTGGAAAGACGAGGGCGAAGAAGCCGGACGTTTGGCCTATCGCCGCTGCCTCGAACTGCCCATCGACTGGATTCACGAGTCATCCTCGCTTCTGGAAAACGCAGCCCGTATCAAGGCTACCCATTCCCTTTCCCTGGGCGACTCCTGGATCGCCGCCGCAGCCCTGCAGGCCAACGCCATCCTCATCCACAAGGATCCAGAATTCATCAACCTGAAGGAAGTGGCCCAGGAACCGCTCCCCTGGAAATAGCGACCACCCTCCGTGCGAAGTCACTGAACCTCATGTTCCGCTCCGGAAACCTCTTCGACCGCATCGTCTGCTTCACCAACCTCTGGCAGGCAGCCCACAAAGCCTGGCGCGGCAAGAAAGACAAAACCCGCATCGCCCATTTCTACTTCGCCCTGGAGGTGGAACTCCTCTCCCTCCAGGAAGAGTTGCAAAGCGGGAGCTGGTCTCCCCGACCCTATCGCACCTTCGAGGTCTTCGAACCAAAACGCCGCAAGATCGCCGCCGCAGACTTCCGCGACCGGGTGGTGCATCACGCCATCATGAACCTGCTGG includes the following:
- the avd gene encoding diversity-generating retroelement protein Avd produces the protein MSQQDDLPIFVKWMDFLKWLLPTTEKFPRRVRFTFADRIDTLALDLVEDLVEARYAHRKQEILKRANLRLEKIRVLLRLCHEQHYLSHDAFEYAVRHLLEIGRMLGGWMKQQEENR
- a CDS encoding DUF2281 domain-containing protein is translated as MNLAEEIQQELRRLPEPLAREVLDFIGYLEFRHGLTKSTTTGNLWQDGASSVAETLAAFRGSGKGGTTKRLLIDRQQDREQEA
- a CDS encoding PIN domain-containing protein — encoded protein: MSRFLLDTSALLALRDDEPGAERVAGLLEAATSGTEICYGCFISLMEILYRVWKDEGEEAGRLAYRRCLELPIDWIHESSSLLENAARIKATHSLSLGDSWIAAAALQANAILIHKDPEFINLKEVAQEPLPWK